The proteins below come from a single Microbacterium sp. SLBN-154 genomic window:
- the ctaC gene encoding aa3-type cytochrome oxidase subunit II, with protein sequence MPSKRRLRWAFVPVGIAAALVLAGCTPTELNGYLPGFVEEGTPATNRTELVSGLWVNSWIVLLAVGVVTWGLMGWAAIAYRRRKGQTGLPVQLRYNMPIEIFYTIVPLILVVGFFAFTARDQAIIETQYEDPDVSITAIGKQWAWDFQYNGEDEDNSDAVWSMGVQAEPDARGDYDQAALPTLYLPVNQTVKIDLEARDVIHSFWIIDFLYKKDMYIGKDNEWSFTPTREGTYAGKCAELCGEYHSAMLFNVEVVSEAEYEQYLDSLRDRGQTGDITDAYDRLQNLPGTGAGSETETSSSGETSTEDQG encoded by the coding sequence GTGCCCTCGAAACGCCGTCTCCGCTGGGCGTTCGTCCCGGTCGGGATCGCCGCGGCCCTCGTGCTCGCGGGATGCACTCCGACCGAGTTGAACGGGTACCTGCCCGGCTTCGTCGAGGAGGGTACGCCGGCGACCAACCGGACCGAACTCGTCTCGGGTCTCTGGGTCAACTCCTGGATCGTCCTCCTCGCCGTCGGCGTGGTGACCTGGGGCCTCATGGGCTGGGCGGCGATCGCCTACCGGCGGCGCAAGGGTCAGACCGGCCTTCCCGTCCAGCTGCGGTACAACATGCCGATCGAGATCTTCTACACGATCGTGCCGTTGATCCTCGTCGTCGGCTTCTTCGCCTTCACCGCCCGCGATCAGGCGATCATCGAGACGCAGTACGAAGACCCCGATGTCTCGATCACCGCGATCGGCAAGCAGTGGGCGTGGGATTTCCAGTACAACGGCGAGGACGAGGACAACTCCGACGCCGTGTGGAGCATGGGCGTGCAGGCCGAGCCCGACGCGCGCGGCGACTACGACCAGGCGGCGCTGCCGACCCTGTACCTTCCCGTGAACCAGACGGTGAAGATCGATCTCGAAGCCCGCGACGTCATCCACAGCTTCTGGATCATCGACTTCCTCTACAAGAAGGACATGTACATCGGCAAGGACAACGAATGGTCCTTCACGCCGACCCGAGAGGGCACGTACGCCGGCAAGTGCGCCGAGCTCTGCGGCGAGTACCACTCCGCGATGCTCTTCAACGTCGAGGTCGTCAGCGAGGCGGAGTACGAGCAGTACCTCGACTCTCTCCGCGATCGCGGCCAGACCGGTGACATCACCGATGCGTACGACCGGTTGCAGAACCTTCCCGGCACCGGGGCGGGCTCCGAGACGGAGACCAGCTCGAGCGGGGAAACGAGCACAGAGGATCAGGGCTGA